The DNA segment gaaaatagcgtcAAATTAGCGCGTACACGCATAAAAAGCAAAATCTTCTCAAGGGATCTCGACTATCACCTGCACAATCTTGAGCAACATAAACAGCTAAGTTATTGAATACTGGATGTCGTTCTGCCGCACGGTCAACCGCTTGGCTTAACAGATGAGCAACAGAGGAGGGCCCGTACCAATCCCCTGCACGTTTACCCCAAAGCGCACCCAAAGAGACAAGTGCATGTATAGAAAACGGGGACGCGCGTTCCGGTAGATCTCCGAATGATTTAATTATTAATCTGTGATTATATTCGTTCAGTCTCTGTTGTTCTGTCTTTATCGGTTGATCTGGCTGCCACCGCCATTCTGTAAGGGAGCCATATTGCTTACATGTGTTAATAGCTATTATATTTCTATTTACAATTAGCGTATTGCAACTTCTAAATGAAGTATATAAAGAAAATATGTGCCTCTTCCAAGAAAGTGGCAGACCAGAGCTTGCGCCAACATCATTTGGCCGCTACGTAGCATACATCCCCAACCACAGTCGGTAGTAAATGTGGAACCATTTAGTATCGGAAATTCCCTTCTATATGTTAGCCATAGTCGCGAGGcgaaatccttcttaaattccTCTATGCTATCCTCGAAACTGATAGCGTCCATAGCTAAAGAGATCTCGCTTCCAGTGTCCAATGTTTTCTCCGCCTCTGAAGCCTTTTCTAAAAATTCGTCTGGCTTCTTGCGATAAATCTTGCCAAGCAAGTATACCGGAGATTCTTTTGAGAAATTCGGTTTCACCACTTTAATGGTCCAGCCTTggaaataaattaaattcaatATAAAACTTTGTACAATACAAAAGTATACGAACGAAATTAAATCACACCAACCATATTTAACGTTATTCCACATAGACAATAACTTTGTCTTAACTTTACTATCGACCTCCGTGGTAGCACTGGTATCATCCATAGGTAATCCATTGCTGGTGGTACCTAGCTGAATCGGAACACGGTCTGTCGCAATCATTCCAGAAAACACTCCCAATGAACCGTTATTAAATCCTCCTAAGGACGAAACAATCCTTGCCATATTAACATCTCATACGATACTAACGATCATCATCATTTTAAATCA comes from the Xylocopa sonorina isolate GNS202 chromosome 1, iyXylSono1_principal, whole genome shotgun sequence genome and includes:
- the Atg4b gene encoding autophagy-related 4b, with amino-acid sequence MLSKIYLLGMNGQVQPSRERLGGFNNGSLGVFSGMIATDRVPIQLGTTSNGLPMDDTSATTEVDSKVKTKLLSMWNNVKYGWTIKVVKPNFSKESPVYLLGKIYRKKPDEFLEKASEAEKTLDTGSEISLAMDAISFEDSIEEFKKDFASRLWLTYRREFPILNGSTFTTDCGWGCMLRSGQMMLAQALVCHFLGREWRWQPDQPIKTEQQRLNEYNHRLIIKSFGDLPERASPFSIHALVSLGALWGKRAGDWYGPSSVAHLLSQAVDRAAERHPVFNNLAVYVAQDCAVYLQDIQSVCETPDGKWKSLILFVPLRLGADKLNPVYASCLTHLLTLDTCIGVIGGRPRHSLYFIGFQEDKLINLDPHYCQETVDVLKDNFPLTSFHCTSPRKMLISKMDPSCCVGFYFHNKAQFTDFMKVAPSYLVPEDEKVDYPMFLFCNGSGKDLRQKIEIAETINPSTTSFTGTESYDDDLDECEEFELVQ